One region of Hoeflea sp. 108 genomic DNA includes:
- a CDS encoding ABC transporter permease subunit (The N-terminal region of this protein, as described by TIGR01726, is a three transmembrane segment that identifies a subfamily of ABC transporter permease subunits, which specificities that include histidine, arginine, glutamine, glutamate, L-cystine (sic), the opines (in Agrobacterium) octopine and nopaline, etc.) produces MSPIVLLRNRRVRELAYQVLCVAAVIGCGWYLLNNALANMAKQDIATGFDYLGREASFIISDTPIAFEASDSYARAMLVGLLNTVKVAVLAIVLSTIIGTFVGIARLSSNPLLSRLMLAYVEALRNVPLLLYLFLWYSVIIFTLPPVKQAITLLPGVFVSNSGLVVPAFIWNSGFWVVAAAAAIGIVAAILWQRWASRRRIATGKSVPGWPVALALVALPIAAAVLFFDVSGELDWPVLGKFRLTGGAHLKPEFVALLLGLTLGASATVAEIVRSGILAIRKGQREAAHALGLSDRLTMRLVILPQALRVIIPPLTNVYVTTFKNSSLAIAIGYPDLVMVSNTIMNQTGQAIEPIALFMLVYLLLSLATSALMNWYNGRVALKGR; encoded by the coding sequence GTGTCGCCCATTGTTCTGCTACGAAACCGGCGCGTCCGCGAACTGGCCTATCAGGTCCTGTGCGTCGCGGCCGTCATCGGCTGTGGCTGGTACCTGCTCAACAACGCGTTGGCCAACATGGCGAAGCAGGACATCGCCACCGGCTTCGATTATCTCGGCCGCGAGGCAAGCTTCATCATCAGCGATACGCCGATCGCCTTCGAGGCGTCGGACAGCTATGCCCGGGCCATGCTGGTTGGCCTGCTCAACACCGTGAAGGTTGCGGTTCTGGCGATCGTGCTCAGCACCATCATCGGCACTTTTGTCGGCATCGCGCGGCTCTCGTCCAATCCGCTTTTGTCACGGCTGATGCTCGCTTATGTCGAAGCGCTCAGGAACGTGCCGCTGCTGCTCTATCTGTTCCTCTGGTATTCGGTGATCATCTTCACCCTGCCGCCGGTCAAGCAGGCGATCACGCTGCTGCCCGGCGTCTTTGTCTCCAACAGTGGCCTCGTGGTTCCAGCCTTCATCTGGAATTCCGGCTTCTGGGTCGTCGCGGCCGCAGCCGCAATCGGCATCGTCGCAGCCATCTTGTGGCAGCGCTGGGCAAGTCGCCGGCGCATCGCCACCGGCAAGTCCGTGCCGGGCTGGCCGGTCGCCCTCGCCCTTGTCGCGCTGCCGATTGCTGCTGCTGTCCTCTTCTTCGACGTCAGCGGTGAGCTCGACTGGCCGGTCCTCGGCAAGTTCCGCCTGACCGGCGGCGCGCATCTCAAGCCCGAATTCGTTGCCCTGCTGCTTGGGTTGACGCTTGGCGCCTCTGCCACCGTGGCAGAGATCGTCCGTAGCGGCATCCTGGCGATCCGCAAGGGCCAGCGCGAGGCGGCCCACGCGCTTGGCCTGTCCGACCGGTTGACGATGCGGCTTGTCATCCTGCCCCAGGCGCTTAGGGTCATCATCCCGCCGCTGACCAATGTCTATGTCACGACCTTCAAGAACAGCTCGCTGGCAATCGCCATCGGCTATCCCGACCTGGTCATGGTCTCCAACACCATCATGAACCAGACCGGCCAGGCGATCGAGCCGATCGCCCTGTTCATGCTGGTCTATCTGCTGTTGTCGCTGGCGACTTCGGCCCTGATGAACTGGTACAACGGGCGTGTCGCCCTGAAGGGACGCTGA
- a CDS encoding amino acid ABC transporter permease has protein sequence MSDQSATVAGDRVPPRRPARRNDTLKAYFGTPGNTLVTLLCLVLLALAAKAAASWLLINAVFDGVPEDCKAASGACWPYVAAKLRYMLFGIYPFDEQWRPLAATLLFIAAMALSGVPRLWSRGLVIAWLVLLPLLFVLMSGGMLGLTQVPTSQWGGLPLSFMLTFVGLVCALPLGILLALARLSNLPAIRILAITFIELVRGVPLISILFMASVMLPLFMPDGVTIDKLLRAQVAIILFAAAYIAEIVRAGLQALPAGQTEAAKALGLHYWQYTFLVTIPQALKTVIPPLVSLFIGFFQDTTLVTIVGLLDFLNTVRTALRDPNWQGIAVLEGYVFAAVVYFVFSALMGAYSRFLEKRFRVGHD, from the coding sequence ATGAGCGACCAGTCCGCGACAGTCGCCGGCGACCGCGTCCCGCCGCGCCGGCCCGCTCGCCGCAACGACACCCTCAAGGCCTATTTCGGCACGCCCGGCAACACGCTGGTGACACTCCTGTGCCTAGTGTTGCTCGCGCTCGCCGCCAAGGCAGCCGCGTCCTGGCTGCTTATCAATGCCGTGTTCGACGGCGTACCGGAAGACTGCAAGGCAGCCTCAGGCGCCTGCTGGCCCTATGTCGCAGCCAAGCTCCGCTACATGCTGTTCGGCATCTATCCCTTCGACGAGCAATGGCGACCGTTGGCGGCAACGCTGCTGTTCATCGCGGCGATGGCTCTGTCGGGCGTCCCCCGCCTGTGGAGCCGCGGCCTCGTCATCGCCTGGCTGGTTTTGCTGCCGCTGCTGTTCGTGCTTATGTCGGGCGGCATGCTCGGCCTGACGCAGGTCCCGACATCGCAGTGGGGCGGCCTGCCGCTGTCGTTCATGCTGACTTTCGTCGGGCTCGTCTGCGCCCTGCCGCTCGGCATCCTGTTGGCGCTGGCGCGGCTCTCCAACCTGCCCGCCATCCGTATCCTCGCCATCACCTTCATCGAACTGGTGCGCGGCGTGCCGTTGATCAGCATCCTGTTCATGGCGTCCGTCATGCTGCCGCTGTTCATGCCCGACGGCGTCACCATCGACAAACTCCTGCGAGCCCAGGTCGCGATCATCCTGTTTGCCGCAGCCTACATCGCCGAGATCGTGCGCGCCGGCCTCCAGGCTTTGCCCGCTGGGCAGACGGAGGCAGCCAAGGCGCTCGGCCTGCACTATTGGCAATACACCTTCCTCGTCACCATTCCGCAGGCGCTGAAGACCGTCATCCCACCGCTGGTGTCGCTGTTCATCGGCTTCTTCCAGGACACGACGCTGGTTACCATCGTCGGCCTGCTCGACTTCCTCAATACGGTGCGCACGGCCTTGCGCGACCCCAACTGGCAGGGCATCGCCGTGCTCGAAGGTTATGTCTTCGCCGCCGTGGTCTATTTCGTCTTCAGCGCGCTGATGGGCGCGTATAGCCGCTTTCTCGAAAAACGCTTCAGGGTAGGTCATGACTGA
- a CDS encoding amidohydrolase family protein: MTEITVIRDVDTIVAYDAASGGHVYRHGGDVAFDATGLICVGQHFEGEATTELSGKARMVMPGLVDIHCHSHDEPMAKSIFEDVGTPALWGQAMYEFSGALDGGEDARAACLTVMLGDLMRSGATTILDIAGAHDIWLDIAGRSGARAYLAPGFRQADWIVRDGHRLEYEWNDDAGRDAFVRALDFAERARVHPSGRLDGVVSPSQVETCRPDLLADAADEARKRGMKLTVHAAQTMAEHEELLRRTGLTAVQYLDGLGVLGTDVILGHCIFADHHSWTRQRTQNDLVTLAERGTTVAHCPVTFARSGMALETLGAYRRAGVNVAIGTDSYPFNMLEEMRQALICSRLGGKSVFDLTTSDILDAATLAGARALGRNDIGRLSVGAKADLVVIDLDTPSMRPVYDPLRSLLHCAAERAVERVYVDGQLTIDKGKPTQLDYDGAVREIQALQDWACARAGMNDPRGRSIGELAPKSLPVVGN, encoded by the coding sequence ATGACTGAAATCACGGTCATTCGCGACGTCGACACCATCGTTGCCTACGACGCCGCCAGCGGCGGCCATGTCTATCGTCATGGTGGCGACGTCGCTTTCGATGCGACCGGGCTAATCTGCGTCGGCCAACATTTCGAGGGCGAGGCGACGACCGAACTCTCGGGCAAGGCGCGCATGGTCATGCCCGGCCTGGTCGACATCCATTGTCATTCGCATGACGAGCCGATGGCCAAGAGCATCTTTGAGGATGTCGGCACCCCTGCCCTGTGGGGCCAGGCCATGTATGAATTTTCAGGCGCGCTCGACGGCGGCGAGGATGCCCGCGCCGCCTGCCTGACGGTAATGCTGGGCGACCTGATGCGCTCGGGCGCCACCACCATCCTCGACATCGCCGGCGCCCACGACATCTGGCTCGACATCGCCGGCCGCAGCGGCGCGCGCGCCTATCTCGCACCCGGCTTCCGCCAGGCCGATTGGATCGTCCGCGACGGCCACAGGCTGGAATATGAATGGAACGACGATGCCGGCCGCGATGCCTTCGTGCGCGCACTCGACTTCGCCGAACGCGCCCGGGTGCATCCGAGCGGCAGGCTGGACGGAGTGGTCTCGCCGTCGCAGGTCGAGACCTGCCGGCCCGACCTTCTGGCCGACGCCGCGGATGAAGCGCGCAAGCGCGGCATGAAGCTCACCGTTCATGCAGCCCAGACCATGGCCGAGCACGAGGAACTGCTGCGCCGCACCGGACTGACCGCCGTTCAATATCTTGACGGCCTCGGCGTGCTTGGCACTGACGTCATCCTCGGCCACTGCATCTTCGCCGACCATCACTCGTGGACCCGCCAGCGGACGCAAAACGATCTCGTCACACTTGCCGAACGCGGCACCACGGTCGCCCATTGCCCCGTTACCTTCGCCCGCAGCGGCATGGCGCTGGAAACGCTCGGCGCTTACAGGCGCGCCGGCGTCAATGTCGCCATCGGCACCGACAGCTATCCCTTCAACATGCTGGAGGAGATGCGGCAGGCGCTGATCTGCTCCCGCCTCGGCGGCAAAAGCGTCTTCGACCTGACCACATCAGATATCTTAGATGCCGCCACCCTTGCCGGCGCGAGGGCTCTGGGCCGCAACGACATCGGCCGCCTCAGCGTCGGCGCCAAGGCCGACCTCGTGGTGATCGACCTCGACACGCCTTCGATGCGCCCGGTCTACGACCCCCTGCGCAGCCTGCTCCATTGCGCCGCCGAGCGCGCCGTCGAGCGCGTTTATGTCGACGGACAACTGACCATCGACAAGGGCAAGCCGACACAACTCGACTATGACGGGGCCGTCAGGGAAATTCAGGCGCTGCAGGACTGGGCCTGCGCCCGCGCCGGCATGAACGATCCGCGCGGCCGCAGCATCGGCGAACTGGCGCCGAAGTCGCTGCCCGTGGTCGGAAACTAG